The Urbifossiella limnaea genome has a window encoding:
- a CDS encoding leucine-rich repeat domain-containing protein, whose product MSETVGFAILAAGAAVAAVGFLWLVVRAFRTRFWWGLGTLVFAPVGLVFAAVHRRRALAPLVVVLLGLALTASPVVINRVYQPPREAVVEQTKGETRGTLTGATATDVVEYLKAHRGDAVLQMANRADVTDAVLLEHVAGMPNLRELDLNDTPITDAGLAAVETLPKLESLRIARTKATPSGVTRHVLASKTLVEIDVGGLGVPAPALRAWKNADPARRKYLN is encoded by the coding sequence ATGTCCGAAACCGTCGGGTTCGCCATCCTCGCCGCCGGCGCGGCGGTCGCCGCGGTCGGGTTCCTGTGGCTCGTCGTGCGGGCGTTCCGTACCCGCTTCTGGTGGGGGCTCGGCACGCTCGTGTTCGCGCCCGTCGGTCTCGTGTTCGCCGCCGTCCACCGCCGCCGGGCGCTCGCCCCGCTTGTCGTCGTCCTCCTCGGCCTCGCGCTCACGGCCTCGCCGGTCGTCATCAACCGCGTCTACCAGCCGCCGCGCGAGGCGGTTGTCGAACAGACGAAGGGCGAGACGCGCGGCACCCTCACCGGTGCGACCGCGACGGACGTGGTCGAGTACCTCAAGGCCCACCGCGGCGACGCCGTGTTGCAGATGGCGAACCGGGCCGACGTGACCGACGCGGTGCTGCTCGAGCACGTCGCCGGGATGCCGAACCTCCGCGAACTCGACCTGAACGACACGCCGATCACCGACGCCGGGCTCGCCGCGGTCGAGACGCTGCCGAAGCTGGAATCGCTCCGCATCGCCCGCACGAAGGCGACGCCCTCCGGCGTGACGCGGCACGTCCTCGCCAGCAAGACGCTTGTCGAGATCGACGTGGGCGGGCTGGGCGTGCCGGCGCCGGCGCTGCGGGCGTGGAAGAACGCCGACCCCGCCCGCCGCAAGTACCTCAACTGA
- a CDS encoding c-type cytochrome, with protein MRRLAVLTLLVVAVPVTAEPNAAERGEKALTTTAFIPAFWTPRAVDSAWKQWGVAAKPADYDAALRDRYGLHPAPYPNDGLPMGLRKARHLFGTGVGADCMMCHGGSVMGTSYVGLGNASLDIQGLFEDLARADGIAKTLPFTFSQVRGTNEADGFGVYLLGFRNPDLSMKPSWTNLGLRDDTCADVPAWWLLKKKRTMYATGATDSRSVRSLMQFMMHPLNGPADFTKHELAFRDVQAYLLSLTPPKYPFPIDAAKADAGRAVFAEHCARCHGTYGATPTYPNRIVPLAEIGTDPVRHRSVNEAYAAAYTASWFGKEPAGWFVDGKLLRWTPGYQAPPLDGVWATAPYLHNGSVPTLAGVLNSKARPNLFTRSFRTGVDDYDRDQVGWKVTELAAPPGADVPPVERRKVYDTTRSGRSNAGHTFGDDLTDAERRAVIEYLKTL; from the coding sequence ATGCGTCGCCTCGCCGTTCTCACCCTGCTTGTTGTCGCGGTCCCTGTGACCGCCGAGCCGAACGCCGCCGAGCGCGGGGAGAAGGCGCTCACGACGACCGCGTTCATCCCGGCCTTCTGGACGCCGCGGGCCGTGGACAGCGCCTGGAAGCAGTGGGGCGTTGCCGCGAAGCCGGCCGACTACGACGCCGCCCTGCGCGACCGCTACGGCCTCCACCCGGCCCCGTACCCGAACGACGGCCTGCCGATGGGCCTGCGGAAGGCCCGGCACCTGTTCGGCACCGGCGTCGGCGCCGACTGCATGATGTGCCACGGCGGGTCGGTGATGGGCACCAGCTACGTCGGCCTCGGGAACGCCAGCCTCGACATTCAGGGGCTGTTCGAGGACCTGGCCCGCGCCGACGGCATCGCCAAGACCCTGCCGTTCACCTTCTCGCAGGTCCGCGGAACGAACGAGGCCGACGGGTTCGGCGTGTACCTCCTCGGCTTCCGCAACCCCGACCTGAGCATGAAGCCGAGCTGGACGAACCTCGGCCTCCGCGACGACACCTGCGCCGACGTGCCGGCGTGGTGGCTGCTGAAGAAGAAGCGCACGATGTACGCCACCGGCGCGACCGACAGCCGCTCGGTGCGGTCGCTGATGCAGTTCATGATGCACCCGCTCAACGGCCCGGCCGACTTCACGAAGCACGAGCTCGCCTTCCGCGACGTGCAGGCGTACCTCCTGAGCCTGACGCCGCCCAAGTACCCGTTCCCGATCGACGCCGCGAAGGCGGACGCGGGCCGGGCCGTGTTCGCCGAGCACTGCGCCCGCTGCCACGGCACCTACGGCGCGACCCCGACCTACCCGAACCGCATCGTGCCGCTCGCCGAGATCGGCACCGACCCGGTGCGGCACCGCTCGGTGAACGAGGCGTACGCCGCCGCCTACACGGCGTCGTGGTTCGGCAAGGAGCCGGCCGGGTGGTTCGTGGACGGCAAGCTCCTCCGCTGGACGCCCGGCTACCAGGCGCCGCCGCTCGACGGCGTGTGGGCCACCGCCCCGTACCTGCACAACGGCTCGGTGCCGACGCTCGCCGGCGTACTGAACTCGAAGGCGCGGCCCAACCTTTTCACACGCAGCTTCCGCACCGGGGTCGACGACTACGACCGCGACCAGGTCGGCTGGAAGGTGACGGAGCTGGCCGCGCCGCCGGGCGCGGACGTGCCGCCTGTCGAGCGGCGGAAGGTGTACGACACCACGCGCAGCGGCCGCAGCAACGCCGGCCACACGTTCGGCGACGACCTGACCGACGCCGAGCGGCGGGCGGTGATCGAGTACCTGAAGACGCTGTAA
- a CDS encoding lipase family protein yields MPLSLVEEPADDPRNAAALCAACDLAYLPADQGAAAFRDQLGLEATLVCVDNTQVYLAQNAEHVVVAFRGSENPASLDGLKDWLLTNALNLLVQPQGPLATEFAAAGAGARFHQGFVTAITAVWPQLFPAVEAELKRADRPLWVTGHSLGGALALLAAWLFKRKFLNVHQVVTFGAPMVGNKDVAEAIGRELAGKVVRYVNSPDPVPLLPMMSLVSSEYLHCDRVVGLGDTAVAANLLAYLRDAAGGVAEGVLAGDLHDKVWGAIQQKVNAHLLTDYRALLGGS; encoded by the coding sequence GTGCCCCTATCGCTCGTCGAGGAACCGGCGGACGACCCGCGGAACGCCGCCGCCCTGTGTGCCGCGTGCGACCTCGCGTACCTGCCTGCCGACCAGGGCGCCGCGGCGTTCCGCGACCAGCTCGGCCTGGAGGCGACGCTCGTGTGCGTGGACAACACGCAGGTCTATCTCGCCCAGAACGCGGAGCACGTCGTCGTCGCGTTCCGTGGGAGCGAGAACCCGGCGAGCCTCGACGGGCTCAAGGACTGGCTTCTGACGAACGCGCTGAACCTGCTGGTGCAACCGCAGGGGCCGCTCGCCACGGAGTTCGCCGCGGCCGGCGCCGGGGCGCGATTCCACCAGGGGTTCGTGACCGCGATCACCGCCGTGTGGCCGCAGCTGTTCCCGGCCGTCGAGGCCGAGTTGAAGCGCGCCGACCGGCCGCTGTGGGTGACCGGGCACAGCCTCGGCGGGGCGCTGGCGCTCCTCGCCGCGTGGCTGTTCAAGCGGAAGTTCCTGAACGTACACCAGGTGGTGACGTTCGGCGCCCCGATGGTCGGGAACAAGGACGTGGCCGAGGCGATCGGCCGTGAACTCGCCGGCAAGGTGGTGCGCTACGTCAACTCGCCCGACCCGGTGCCGCTGCTGCCGATGATGAGCCTTGTGAGCAGCGAGTACCTCCACTGCGATCGCGTGGTCGGGCTCGGCGACACGGCAGTGGCGGCGAACCTGCTGGCGTACCTCCGCGACGCCGCCGGCGGCGTGGCCGAGGGCGTGCTGGCCGGCGACCTGCACGACAAGGTGTGGGGCGCCATCCAGCAGAAAGTCAACGCCCACCTCCTCACCGACTACCGGGCACTCCTCGGCGGGTCGTAG
- a CDS encoding NAD-dependent epimerase/dehydratase family protein, giving the protein MNCVVTGAAGFIGSHLCERLLADGHTVAGVDCFTDYYPRPVKVRNLAGFRTHPRFTFHEIDLSNGVPPDVVRGADWVFHLAAMAGLTRSWTDFDLYARHNLTATHRLLEALKGSPTLKRLVYASTSSVYGRYASGDEALPTRPGSPYGITKLAAEQLCRVYHDEHAVPAVVLRYFSVYGPRQRPEMGYHLFINAILHGKPITLTGDGLQVRGNTYIDDCVEATVRATGAMPGEVFNLGGGELVTVLEVFRRLERIIGKPAIIERAASRPGDQLATGADVSKLYRHLGWKPTTPLDEGLARQVEWQKTLT; this is encoded by the coding sequence ATGAACTGCGTGGTCACCGGCGCGGCCGGGTTCATCGGCTCACACCTGTGCGAGCGGCTGCTGGCCGACGGGCACACCGTCGCCGGCGTGGACTGTTTTACCGACTACTACCCGCGGCCGGTGAAGGTCCGCAATCTGGCCGGGTTCCGTACGCACCCGCGGTTCACCTTTCACGAGATCGACCTGTCGAATGGCGTGCCGCCCGACGTGGTGCGCGGCGCCGACTGGGTGTTCCACCTGGCCGCGATGGCCGGCCTGACCCGCAGTTGGACCGACTTCGACCTGTACGCCCGCCACAACCTCACCGCCACGCACCGGCTGCTCGAAGCTCTCAAGGGCTCGCCGACGCTGAAGCGGCTGGTCTACGCCAGCACGTCGAGCGTGTACGGCCGGTACGCCAGCGGCGACGAGGCGCTGCCGACGCGGCCGGGCTCGCCCTACGGCATCACGAAGCTGGCCGCCGAGCAGTTGTGCCGCGTCTACCACGACGAGCACGCCGTGCCGGCCGTGGTGCTGCGCTACTTCAGCGTGTACGGCCCGCGGCAGCGCCCCGAGATGGGGTATCACCTGTTCATCAACGCCATCCTGCACGGCAAGCCGATCACGCTCACCGGCGACGGGTTGCAGGTGCGCGGCAACACGTACATCGACGACTGCGTGGAGGCGACCGTCCGCGCGACCGGGGCGATGCCGGGCGAGGTGTTCAACCTCGGCGGCGGCGAGCTGGTGACGGTGCTCGAAGTGTTCCGCCGGCTGGAGCGGATCATCGGGAAGCCGGCGATCATCGAGCGCGCCGCGAGCCGCCCCGGCGACCAGCTCGCCACCGGCGCCGACGTGTCGAAACTGTACCGCCACCTCGGCTGGAAGCCGACAACGCCGCTGGACGAGGGTTTGGCCCGCCAGGTGGAGTGGCAGAAGACACTGACCTGA
- a CDS encoding FAD-binding oxidoreductase — MPHTEGIHKLTPTDRSLPAPRPAVDSPLSIDGSQPLPVRRPASVAEVCELVRAAKAAGEGVYPVGGRTSLDVGLPPTKPGFALDATALDAVIDYPARDMTITVQAGVTVGKLRAALAAEGQWLPVDVPRADAATLGGAVALNQSGPRRLGYGTLRDYVIGVQFVADDGRVVNAGGRVVKNVAGYDLMKIHTGALGTLGVLTQLTLKVRPKPEAAVAVRLDCEGPHLAAVLDVLHASKSRPVACHVARATGSPWQVTVVFEEKAATVPWQKSTLLADLAAAPLTAAEVLTDADPNALIRKATDAAAGWRPDGPAARFVWKASVRRSRTAAFCVAASGLSDAMTVHAEGLSGIVHGTGDVDEPTAAAMLTQLTALAGDGSVVVRRCPPAWKAALPVWGRLPADVAVMRQVKHALDPADVFNPGRLFPTI, encoded by the coding sequence ATGCCCCACACCGAAGGCATCCATAAGCTGACACCCACCGACCGCTCCCTCCCCGCGCCCCGGCCCGCCGTGGATTCGCCGCTCTCCATCGACGGCTCCCAGCCCCTTCCCGTCCGCCGGCCCGCCTCCGTCGCTGAGGTGTGCGAGCTGGTTCGCGCCGCGAAGGCCGCCGGCGAGGGCGTCTACCCCGTCGGCGGCCGCACCAGTTTGGACGTCGGCCTGCCCCCGACGAAGCCCGGGTTCGCGCTCGACGCCACGGCCCTCGACGCCGTCATCGACTACCCCGCCCGCGACATGACGATCACGGTGCAGGCCGGGGTCACGGTCGGGAAGCTGCGGGCGGCGCTCGCCGCGGAAGGGCAGTGGCTCCCCGTCGATGTTCCCCGCGCCGACGCGGCCACGCTCGGCGGCGCCGTCGCGCTCAACCAGAGCGGCCCGCGCCGCCTCGGCTACGGCACCCTCCGCGATTACGTGATCGGTGTCCAGTTCGTCGCCGACGACGGCCGCGTGGTGAACGCCGGCGGCCGCGTGGTGAAGAACGTCGCCGGGTACGACCTGATGAAGATCCACACCGGCGCCCTCGGCACGCTCGGCGTCCTGACGCAGCTGACGCTAAAGGTCCGTCCGAAGCCCGAAGCGGCGGTCGCGGTGCGGCTCGACTGCGAGGGGCCGCACCTGGCCGCCGTGCTGGACGTGCTCCACGCCTCCAAGTCGCGGCCGGTCGCCTGTCACGTGGCGCGTGCGACCGGGTCGCCGTGGCAGGTCACCGTCGTGTTCGAGGAGAAGGCCGCGACGGTGCCGTGGCAGAAGAGTACGCTCCTGGCCGATCTCGCCGCCGCGCCGTTGACCGCGGCCGAGGTGCTGACCGACGCCGACCCGAACGCCCTGATCCGCAAGGCGACCGACGCCGCGGCCGGGTGGCGGCCCGACGGCCCGGCGGCGCGGTTCGTGTGGAAGGCGAGCGTGCGCCGCAGCCGCACCGCCGCGTTTTGCGTCGCCGCGTCCGGGCTGAGCGACGCGATGACCGTTCACGCCGAAGGGCTCAGCGGCATCGTCCACGGCACAGGCGACGTGGACGAACCGACCGCCGCCGCGATGCTGACGCAACTGACGGCGCTTGCCGGCGACGGTTCCGTGGTCGTGCGGCGCTGCCCGCCGGCCTGGAAGGCCGCGCTGCCGGTGTGGGGGCGGCTCCCGGCCGACGTCGCCGTGATGCGGCAGGTCAAACACGCCCTCGACCCGGCCGACGTGTTCAACCCCGGGCGACTGTTCCCCACCATCTGA